One Terriglobales bacterium DNA segment encodes these proteins:
- a CDS encoding RidA family protein, which yields MNQNRRNLIKGSAAAVAAAAVVGASKAEAKSKGKKKVYFHGEKPAQTPLFSGAVSFGDLLFIAGKGAHFPGDIKSHTKHVLDEIEKELTNAGSSMDKVLKVNVYLNDLKDYDGMNETYKGRFGENPPVRTTIAAAGGIPGNSLVEIDCIAYI from the coding sequence ATGAATCAGAACCGACGCAACTTGATCAAGGGTAGCGCTGCCGCAGTCGCCGCCGCGGCAGTTGTGGGCGCGAGCAAAGCCGAAGCCAAATCAAAGGGCAAAAAGAAAGTTTATTTTCACGGAGAAAAGCCCGCCCAAACGCCGCTGTTCTCCGGGGCCGTCTCCTTCGGCGACTTGCTGTTCATCGCCGGCAAGGGAGCGCATTTTCCCGGCGACATCAAGTCCCACACCAAACATGTTCTCGACGAGATCGAGAAAGAACTGACCAATGCTGGCTCCTCCATGGACAAGGTGCTCAAAGTCAACGTCTATCTCAACGACCTCAAAGACTACGATGGCATGAACGAAACCTATAAAGGCCGCTTCGGCGAGAATCCGCCGGTGCGGACTACCATCGCCGCCGCGGGCGGAATCCCGGGCAATTCGCTGGTCGAGATAGATTGCATCGCGTACATCTAG
- a CDS encoding DUF4870 domain-containing protein: MAEGSLTCSACGKANAQSVGGGTAVAPAPSAPATGLTDNVAGLLAYVTIIPAIIFLVMEPYNRNRFVRFHSFQSLFFCVACVILGIALSVVSAIPFVALLGLFIWPLVAIAELAVWLLLVIKAYQGQMFKLPVIGDIAEKQASGTA, translated from the coding sequence ATGGCCGAAGGGTCCCTTACTTGTAGTGCCTGCGGAAAAGCTAACGCGCAATCTGTAGGAGGAGGCACGGCAGTCGCACCCGCTCCTAGCGCGCCGGCCACTGGCCTCACCGATAACGTTGCTGGCCTTCTCGCCTATGTCACCATCATTCCGGCGATCATTTTCCTCGTGATGGAGCCCTACAACCGCAACCGTTTTGTGCGTTTCCACTCCTTTCAATCGCTGTTCTTCTGCGTGGCTTGCGTCATCCTGGGGATTGCTCTTTCTGTGGTCTCCGCGATCCCCTTTGTCGCTCTGCTCGGCTTGTTTATTTGGCCGCTGGTCGCGATCGCGGAACTCGCGGTCTGGTTGCTCCTCGTTATCAAGGCGTATCAAGGACAAATGTTCAAATTACCTGTGATCGGCGACATCGCGGAAAAACAAGCAAGCGGCACGGCGTAG
- a CDS encoding response regulator — protein sequence MSKRILIVDDERVIADTLAAILRRSGYEATACYDAKSGIAHCASVMPDLVITDVMMPGMNGVELAVFLAEQHPGCKVLLFSGMANAADLLEGARVRGHNFTLLAKPIHPSELLAVLADEETFSSARNAGSWLQRRPHKAKDDTAAA from the coding sequence ATGAGCAAGAGAATTTTGATCGTGGACGATGAGCGAGTCATTGCAGATACATTGGCTGCAATACTGCGCAGGTCCGGCTACGAAGCCACGGCTTGTTACGACGCCAAAAGCGGTATCGCGCACTGCGCCTCGGTAATGCCTGATCTAGTCATCACCGACGTGATGATGCCGGGCATGAATGGTGTGGAGCTGGCAGTCTTTCTCGCCGAGCAACATCCCGGTTGTAAGGTCCTGCTCTTTTCCGGAATGGCGAACGCGGCTGACCTCTTGGAGGGAGCCAGAGTGCGGGGGCACAACTTTACGCTCCTCGCGAAACCGATCCATCCTTCAGAATTGCTGGCCGTGCTGGCTGACGAAGAGACCTTTTCCTCAGCCCGCAATGCAGGAAGCTGGTTACAGCGGCGGCCCCACAAAGCAAAGGACGACACCGCAGCAGCGTAG
- a CDS encoding Fur family transcriptional regulator, producing MLSSSMLQKRIDDQPTISREMVREAEEILHRHLKQVGLKHTEQRDTILRAFLETREHLSTDQLHRLVQKRDSRIGFTTVYRTLKLLAECGLASEVAFHDGIARYEHQYNRRSHHHMVCTQCGSSVEFFSPEVGRLEQEIGRKHHYLTTRHTFQIYGLCETCRKHPGSGRGVA from the coding sequence ATGTTGTCGTCGTCCATGTTGCAGAAGCGCATTGACGACCAACCCACCATATCGCGCGAGATGGTGCGCGAGGCCGAGGAGATCCTGCATCGTCATTTGAAACAGGTTGGCTTAAAACACACCGAGCAGCGCGACACCATCCTGCGCGCTTTCCTTGAAACACGCGAGCACCTTTCCACCGACCAGCTTCACCGTCTGGTGCAGAAGAGGGATTCGCGCATCGGATTCACTACGGTTTATCGCACACTGAAGTTGCTCGCCGAATGCGGCCTTGCCAGCGAAGTCGCGTTTCACGATGGCATTGCCCGCTACGAACACCAGTACAACCGTCGCAGCCACCATCACATGGTCTGCACTCAGTGCGGCAGTTCGGTGGAGTTCTTTTCTCCGGAGGTCGGCCGCCTGGAGCAGGAAATCGGACGCAAGCACCACTACCTCACCACCCGCCACACTTTTCAGATTTATGGTTTGTGCGAGACCTGCCGCAAGCACCCGGGTTCCGGCCGTGGGGTTGCGTGA
- a CDS encoding phosphoesterase → MKVRVFYHDRCFDGACSAALFTRFYRERIRDDAKFEYSGLLHRAGALFDEEKFNGDENAIVDFKYSTSPRLTWWFDHHESAFLTPDDAAHFERDQSNRKFYDPDFKSCTRFIATISEERFGFNPLPVADTIEWADIIDGALYSDSKSAVEMREPAMKLTMVIEANQEHGFVPRLIPLLAEQPLASILQEPFVARLVPPLLERHQKSIEVLRQRTEFRDGTVFFDVSDQDLEGYNKFIPYYLNPDCVYSVGLSKSNFRTKVSVGSNPWSSADRVVNLAKICERYGGGGHARVGAISFATNQTEQAKKAAQEIVAELRASYRESRVLPIKPAS, encoded by the coding sequence TTGAAGGTTCGGGTTTTTTATCACGACCGATGTTTCGACGGCGCGTGTTCCGCCGCCCTGTTCACTCGCTTCTACCGCGAACGCATTCGCGACGACGCCAAGTTTGAGTACAGCGGTCTACTGCACCGCGCCGGCGCCCTCTTCGATGAAGAAAAATTCAACGGCGACGAAAATGCCATCGTGGACTTTAAATACTCCACGTCGCCCCGCCTGACCTGGTGGTTCGACCATCACGAGAGCGCGTTTCTTACTCCTGACGACGCCGCCCACTTCGAGCGCGACCAGAGCAATCGCAAATTCTACGATCCGGACTTCAAGTCTTGCACTCGTTTTATTGCCACCATCAGCGAAGAACGCTTTGGTTTCAATCCCCTGCCGGTGGCTGACACTATCGAGTGGGCCGACATCATTGATGGCGCTCTTTATTCCGACTCCAAATCTGCGGTTGAGATGCGCGAGCCCGCCATGAAGCTAACCATGGTGATTGAGGCCAACCAGGAGCACGGCTTCGTTCCTCGCCTCATCCCATTGCTCGCCGAGCAGCCTCTAGCCAGTATTTTGCAGGAACCGTTCGTGGCGCGCCTGGTGCCTCCGCTGCTCGAGCGCCACCAGAAATCAATCGAAGTTCTGCGCCAGCGAACCGAATTTCGCGATGGCACCGTATTCTTCGACGTTAGCGACCAGGACCTTGAGGGCTACAACAAGTTCATTCCTTATTATCTGAACCCCGACTGCGTTTACAGTGTTGGGCTCAGCAAAAGCAACTTCCGAACCAAAGTCTCGGTGGGCTCTAATCCCTGGAGCTCCGCCGATCGTGTGGTTAACCTGGCCAAGATTTGCGAGCGCTACGGCGGCGGCGGTCACGCCCGCGTCGGCGCCATCTCCTTCGCCACGAATCAGACCGAGCAGGCAAAGAAAGCCGCGCAGGAAATCGTCGCCGAACTGCGTGCCAGCTATCGCGAGTCGCGCGTCCTGCCCATTAAACCCGCCTCGTAA
- a CDS encoding penicillin acylase family protein, protein MAAPKVAIPTREFLKNKRKALVVLITALGIVLLAGLATGMWFYRAGHVALPQLDGRIEVAGLIARVTVTRDGHGVPTIVAASMEALFFAQGYVTAQDRLWQMDMSRRFAGGEMAEVLGSDWVKHDVEQRTLSLRARAERSADELSQRDRSYMDAYAQGVNAFIKSHRNRLPLEFRALRYAPRAWTSADSLVIAANMVKELNHAAAAAALRREKVTERIGAELASDLYTNVSWRDHPPGDGAQGDVASAAKAASRSALDGAAKSRTLSKQADRERWQEGAAKSGALSQLWPIQTTDPGQIQLGSNNWVISGAHTYSGKPLLSNDPHLGHQLPGVWYETHLRSGNFDVVGVSLPGVPAIILGHNQRIAWGFTNVEATVEDVFVEEFNASGQYRTPDGWRQPDHKREVIQVRGGSNVAVDVVITRHGPIISGLFPGEKRQLALQWTLYTPGALYSPFFDLDAAQNWAEVRKALSNWVAPGQNVVYADVDGHIGYQATGKFPIRAGDGSLPASGSDNMHEWTGFIPFEQLPSVFDPPSGILATANGRITPDGYPHSISVEWGAPYRTERIYKVLQAGKKFRPEDMLALQMDVHSEFDRFCAEHFVYALDHVKRLSEQARRARDMMRDWDGQMRADSAAAAIEVLAQRELFRMLLEAKLGPVPADDKNENATVSWKTYDWSMWPVWMENVLLHQPKRWLPPGYNNYDDLLATAVERVVGGSSAEDLASWRWGQISPVEIQHPLFGWIPILKRWTGPGLNEQSGHGSLTVKAAGLHFGASERSTEDLSNLDNSTLNIVLGQSGNLFSPYYLDQWPAWYEGKTFAVPFSAEAVQAARTHELVLEPAK, encoded by the coding sequence ATGGCTGCTCCCAAAGTTGCAATTCCTACCCGGGAATTCCTGAAGAATAAGCGCAAGGCGTTGGTGGTCCTGATAACGGCGTTGGGCATAGTTCTGTTGGCCGGCCTGGCGACTGGAATGTGGTTTTATCGCGCTGGACACGTGGCCCTGCCACAACTGGACGGAAGAATCGAGGTTGCCGGCTTGATAGCGCGGGTGACAGTCACACGCGACGGTCATGGCGTGCCGACGATCGTGGCCGCGTCTATGGAAGCTCTTTTCTTTGCGCAGGGCTATGTGACAGCCCAGGACCGCCTATGGCAAATGGACATGTCGCGACGCTTTGCTGGCGGCGAAATGGCGGAGGTACTGGGCTCGGATTGGGTAAAACACGATGTCGAACAGCGCACATTGTCGCTACGGGCCCGGGCGGAGCGGAGCGCGGATGAGCTCTCGCAGCGGGACCGCAGTTACATGGATGCCTACGCACAAGGCGTAAATGCGTTCATCAAGAGCCATAGAAACCGGCTGCCGCTGGAATTTCGAGCGCTTCGCTACGCACCACGAGCATGGACGTCGGCTGATTCCCTGGTGATCGCTGCCAATATGGTGAAGGAACTCAACCATGCAGCGGCGGCGGCAGCGCTGCGGCGCGAGAAAGTAACCGAGAGGATTGGGGCCGAGCTGGCGTCCGATCTCTATACGAATGTTTCCTGGCGCGACCATCCGCCGGGAGATGGCGCTCAAGGAGATGTTGCCTCAGCGGCTAAAGCCGCATCTCGTAGCGCGCTAGATGGCGCGGCTAAAAGCCGCACCCTTTCAAAGCAAGCGGATCGGGAGCGGTGGCAGGAGGGTGCTGCTAAAAGCGGCGCGCTTTCGCAACTCTGGCCGATACAAACAACGGATCCGGGGCAAATTCAGTTGGGATCGAACAACTGGGTGATTTCGGGAGCGCACACATATTCCGGGAAGCCGCTGCTCTCCAACGATCCGCACCTGGGACACCAATTGCCGGGCGTTTGGTACGAGACGCACTTGCGATCGGGGAATTTTGACGTGGTTGGGGTAAGCCTGCCGGGAGTTCCAGCAATCATTCTGGGGCACAATCAGCGGATCGCATGGGGATTCACCAATGTTGAGGCCACAGTAGAGGACGTCTTTGTTGAGGAATTCAACGCCAGCGGCCAGTATCGTACGCCGGATGGCTGGCGCCAACCCGATCACAAGCGCGAAGTCATTCAGGTGCGGGGTGGGTCAAACGTTGCCGTGGATGTGGTCATCACTCGGCACGGCCCGATTATCAGCGGACTGTTTCCGGGCGAGAAGCGTCAGCTGGCGCTGCAGTGGACGCTCTACACGCCAGGCGCGCTGTATTCGCCATTCTTCGATCTGGATGCGGCGCAAAACTGGGCGGAGGTTCGCAAGGCGCTGTCGAACTGGGTAGCACCGGGACAGAACGTGGTTTATGCAGACGTAGATGGGCACATCGGTTACCAGGCGACGGGAAAGTTTCCGATCCGCGCCGGAGATGGCAGCCTGCCCGCATCGGGTTCGGACAATATGCACGAATGGACGGGCTTCATTCCGTTTGAGCAGCTGCCAAGTGTGTTTGATCCACCTTCCGGAATTCTGGCCACGGCCAATGGGCGGATCACGCCGGATGGATATCCGCATTCGATCAGTGTGGAATGGGGAGCTCCATACCGAACGGAGCGAATCTACAAGGTTTTGCAGGCGGGAAAGAAATTCAGGCCGGAGGACATGCTGGCGCTGCAGATGGACGTGCACTCGGAATTTGACCGCTTCTGCGCTGAGCATTTCGTGTATGCGCTGGATCATGTGAAGCGGCTATCAGAGCAGGCCCGGCGGGCGCGAGACATGATGCGCGACTGGGATGGACAGATGCGCGCCGACTCGGCTGCCGCGGCAATCGAGGTATTGGCCCAGCGCGAACTTTTTCGGATGCTGCTCGAAGCCAAGCTGGGCCCAGTACCGGCCGACGATAAGAACGAGAATGCTACCGTGAGCTGGAAGACATACGACTGGTCTATGTGGCCAGTGTGGATGGAAAATGTGCTTCTGCATCAGCCCAAGCGCTGGCTGCCACCGGGATACAACAATTATGACGATCTGCTTGCCACGGCGGTGGAGAGAGTGGTTGGCGGAAGTTCAGCGGAAGACCTGGCTAGCTGGCGCTGGGGACAGATCTCACCGGTGGAGATTCAGCATCCGCTTTTTGGTTGGATCCCAATATTGAAACGCTGGACAGGACCGGGTTTAAACGAGCAGTCTGGCCACGGCTCCCTGACGGTGAAAGCGGCTGGGCTGCATTTCGGAGCGTCGGAACGGAGTACGGAGGACCTTTCAAACCTGGATAATTCCACCCTGAATATCGTGCTTGGGCAATCGGGAAATCTATTCAGTCCTTATTATCTGGACCAGTGGCCGGCCTGGTATGAAGGTAAGACGTTTGCTGTTCCCTTCTCTGCCGAGGCAGTTCAGGCGGCGCGGACTCATGAGCTGGTGCTGGAACCGGCAAAGTAA
- a CDS encoding ABC transporter permease — protein sequence MASRSIFFLREPAVMALENIRSHKLRSALMLLGIILSVSTLIIVVSLISGINLYIAERVANMGSNVFLVRQFGFITDVEDFARAVRRNRKMDWEDYQFLHANMRLAKDVGVEVRTLGSVKYGRQSLDDISIRGVTANISEMDVAEPDLGRYISSGDNDHRTSVAFVGSEVASKLFPNQDPINKNIQISGRWFQVVGRSKPLGTVLGQSQDDFIYIPIETFQKMYGHDKSLSINVQCRSAEWMGRTEDEARMLMRARRHLRPGDDDNFGILTSANVLNLWHSLTAVIADSMVGIVSVFLVIGGVVIMNVMLASVTERTREIGVRKSIGARRGDILIQFLVESSVMAAVGGAIGIVVAYLIALLVRGTTSIPMAVPITAVIASLLISTAVGLFFGIYPARKAALLNPIEALRYET from the coding sequence ATGGCTTCCCGCAGCATCTTCTTCCTCCGTGAACCCGCCGTTATGGCCCTGGAGAACATCCGTTCGCATAAGCTGCGGTCGGCGCTCATGCTGCTCGGCATCATCCTTTCGGTTTCTACGCTCATCATTGTGGTTTCGCTTATCTCCGGTATTAACCTCTACATTGCCGAGCGGGTCGCTAACATGGGATCCAATGTGTTTCTGGTTCGCCAGTTTGGCTTCATCACCGATGTCGAGGATTTTGCCCGCGCAGTGCGTCGGAATCGCAAAATGGATTGGGAAGACTACCAATTCCTGCATGCGAACATGCGCCTCGCCAAAGACGTAGGCGTCGAGGTCCGCACTCTAGGTTCCGTCAAGTACGGCCGTCAGAGTCTGGACGACATCAGCATTCGCGGCGTCACCGCCAACATCAGCGAGATGGATGTCGCCGAGCCCGACCTCGGTCGTTACATTTCAAGCGGCGACAATGACCATCGCACCTCAGTTGCATTCGTCGGATCTGAGGTCGCCAGCAAACTTTTTCCCAACCAGGATCCCATCAACAAGAATATTCAAATAAGTGGACGATGGTTCCAGGTAGTCGGCCGCTCCAAGCCGCTGGGCACCGTCCTCGGGCAATCGCAGGATGACTTCATTTACATTCCTATTGAGACCTTCCAGAAGATGTACGGTCATGACAAAAGCCTCAGCATCAATGTGCAGTGCCGCAGCGCGGAGTGGATGGGCCGTACGGAAGACGAAGCGCGCATGCTGATGCGTGCCCGCCGCCACTTGCGGCCGGGCGACGACGACAATTTTGGCATCCTTACGTCCGCCAATGTTCTCAACCTCTGGCACAGTCTTACCGCTGTGATCGCAGATTCCATGGTCGGTATTGTCTCTGTCTTTCTGGTGATCGGCGGTGTAGTCATTATGAATGTGATGCTCGCCAGCGTCACCGAACGCACCCGCGAGATCGGCGTGCGCAAGTCTATTGGGGCGCGCCGCGGCGACATTCTGATCCAGTTCTTGGTGGAATCTTCGGTGATGGCCGCTGTTGGCGGCGCAATCGGCATCGTGGTCGCATATCTGATTGCACTGCTGGTTCGCGGCACCACTTCTATTCCCATGGCCGTACCCATCACGGCTGTGATCGCGTCACTCTTGATTTCAACCGCAGTTGGCCTGTTTTTTGGTATTTATCCCGCACGCAAGGCCGCGCTTCTGAACCCCATTGAAGCGCTACGCTACGAGACCTGA
- a CDS encoding ABC transporter permease: protein MPLEFGNNAKMALDTLRGHKTRSFLTVLGVVIGIIALMGVASIMVGMDRQVRDYLNDYGANTLFIFKWNPGIHTNGRLSPEERSRRPLTPEDAEAILAECPAIKNVTAEIFPRIKDFGPQRLVSARYGHHESFNIQYTGEWPSYEEVFNAHPYKGRFFTDAENNHRSDVVVIGYDLGEAFFGQEDPIGKNIVVDGTSYRVVGVLQRRKSLFIRDDSADRLVLVPFRTYQRHNPGDDEIFIGAEAYPGQKAAAQDEVRGLLRRRRRVPFDKPDSFGISSAEEIANQLRQITGAIALVTVVVSSIGLLVGGVGVMNIMLMSVTERTREIGVRKAIGARRADIVRQFLTEAVVLTGSGGIIGVLIGAGLSLTLNRLLPNIPSSIPAWGVFGGVFMSMSVGLIFGIYPAWQAARLDPVDALRYE from the coding sequence ATGCCCCTTGAGTTCGGCAACAACGCGAAGATGGCGCTGGACACCCTGCGCGGCCACAAGACGCGTTCATTTCTTACCGTGCTGGGCGTCGTAATCGGCATTATCGCGCTCATGGGTGTGGCCTCCATCATGGTTGGCATGGATCGGCAGGTGCGGGACTACCTCAACGACTACGGCGCCAACACTCTCTTCATTTTCAAGTGGAATCCTGGCATCCATACCAATGGCCGGCTTTCGCCGGAGGAGCGCAGCCGCAGACCGCTCACGCCGGAGGATGCAGAGGCCATTCTGGCCGAGTGTCCTGCCATCAAAAACGTCACCGCCGAAATATTCCCCCGTATTAAAGACTTCGGCCCGCAGCGGTTGGTGAGCGCCCGCTACGGTCACCACGAGTCCTTCAACATTCAGTACACCGGCGAGTGGCCGTCATATGAAGAAGTATTCAACGCCCACCCTTACAAGGGCCGCTTCTTTACCGACGCCGAGAATAACCACCGCTCAGACGTGGTGGTCATCGGATACGACCTGGGCGAAGCGTTCTTCGGTCAGGAAGACCCGATCGGCAAGAACATCGTCGTGGATGGCACGTCTTACCGCGTGGTCGGCGTGCTGCAGCGCCGGAAGAGCCTCTTCATCCGCGACGATTCTGCCGACCGCCTGGTGCTGGTTCCGTTCCGTACCTATCAGCGCCACAATCCCGGAGACGACGAGATCTTCATCGGCGCTGAGGCCTATCCCGGCCAGAAAGCCGCCGCCCAGGACGAGGTCCGGGGTTTGCTCCGCCGTCGCCGCCGCGTGCCATTCGATAAGCCGGATAGCTTCGGCATCTCCAGCGCGGAGGAGATTGCGAACCAGTTGCGCCAGATCACCGGCGCAATCGCCTTGGTGACTGTGGTGGTGAGCTCCATCGGACTGCTGGTAGGCGGCGTGGGCGTGATGAACATCATGTTGATGTCGGTCACTGAACGTACCCGCGAGATCGGCGTGCGCAAGGCCATTGGCGCGCGCCGCGCCGACATCGTCCGCCAGTTCCTCACCGAAGCCGTCGTGCTTACCGGCAGCGGCGGCATCATCGGAGTGCTCATCGGCGCTGGCCTCAGCCTGACGCTCAACCGCTTGCTGCCCAATATTCCATCCAGCATTCCTGCCTGGGGCGTCTTCGGGGGCGTGTTCATGTCCATGAGTGTGGGCCTGATCTTCGGCATCTACCCCGCGTGGCAGGCCGCGCGCCTCGATCCGGTGGACGCGCTGCGTTACGAGTAG
- a CDS encoding bifunctional homocysteine S-methyltransferase/methylenetetrahydrofolate reductase, which produces MPADFIERLQKGPVLCDGAMGTLLYSKGIFINRCYDELNCSQPDLIRGIHHEYLQAGAEVIETNTFGGNAIRLARHGLAERVGDINLAGARLAKEAAKSFDAWVAGSVGPMGIRIEPLGKTSREEARGIFAEQIAALVEGGVDLLILETFGYMDELHQAILAAREINPKIPVVAQVTIDDDGNCLDGSSPETFGTRLTEWGVDVVGCNCSVGPVAMLSAIERVRRVTDRPLAAQPNAGMPRNVEGRNIYLASPEYMASYARKFVAAGVKLVGGCCGTTPDHTRTMKSNLRAGEARSRTSTFPVSSAPPSPSEMEVAPLEKRSRMGAKIARGEFVTMVEVVPPKGTDVNKELEGARFLKSVGVDAINIPDSPRASARMSNQALSILTQQQVGIEAVLHYTCRDRNVLSIQSDLLGAAAIGIRNLICITGDPPKLGNYPDATAVFDVDAIGLINIVHNLNRGLDIGGNPIGSGTSFVIGVGANPGISNLDEEIRRFEYKVEAGGEYAVTQPVFDVALLENFLRRIEHCHIPVIAGIWPLVSVRNAEFMKNELRVSVPDSIFTRMAAAPNAEAARAEGVQIAREMLLAIRDLVQGAQISAPFGKYSAAVDVLEALGTSRSTTAV; this is translated from the coding sequence ATGCCTGCTGACTTTATCGAACGCTTGCAGAAGGGCCCGGTGCTGTGTGACGGCGCCATGGGGACCCTTCTGTACTCCAAAGGAATTTTCATCAACCGATGCTACGACGAGCTTAACTGCTCGCAGCCCGACCTGATTCGTGGCATCCATCATGAATACCTGCAAGCCGGTGCGGAAGTAATCGAGACCAATACTTTCGGCGGCAACGCAATCCGCCTTGCCCGGCACGGATTAGCCGAACGAGTAGGTGACATTAACCTGGCGGGCGCAAGGCTGGCGAAGGAAGCGGCGAAGAGCTTCGATGCCTGGGTGGCAGGCTCTGTCGGTCCCATGGGGATCCGCATCGAGCCGCTCGGCAAAACTTCGCGGGAGGAAGCCCGGGGGATTTTTGCAGAGCAGATTGCCGCCCTTGTAGAAGGCGGAGTTGACCTGCTGATACTCGAGACCTTCGGCTACATGGATGAACTTCACCAGGCGATCCTGGCGGCGCGGGAGATCAATCCGAAGATCCCAGTGGTGGCGCAGGTCACGATTGACGACGATGGCAATTGCCTGGACGGTTCCAGTCCGGAGACGTTTGGAACGCGGTTGACCGAGTGGGGAGTTGACGTGGTGGGGTGCAACTGTAGTGTGGGGCCGGTCGCCATGTTGAGCGCCATCGAGCGGGTGCGGCGGGTGACGGATCGTCCTCTTGCCGCACAACCAAACGCCGGCATGCCGCGAAATGTGGAAGGCCGAAATATTTACCTGGCATCGCCTGAGTACATGGCTAGCTACGCGCGCAAGTTTGTCGCGGCCGGCGTAAAGCTGGTGGGTGGCTGCTGCGGAACCACTCCTGACCACACCCGCACTATGAAATCAAACCTGCGAGCAGGCGAAGCGCGCAGCCGTACCAGCACGTTTCCGGTGAGCAGCGCACCGCCATCGCCTTCGGAGATGGAAGTGGCGCCACTGGAAAAGCGTTCCCGTATGGGAGCGAAGATCGCGCGTGGCGAGTTTGTGACCATGGTGGAAGTGGTGCCTCCCAAGGGCACTGATGTGAACAAGGAACTTGAAGGCGCTCGCTTTCTGAAATCCGTGGGGGTGGACGCGATCAACATTCCTGATAGCCCGCGAGCGTCGGCTCGGATGAGCAATCAGGCGCTTTCGATTCTTACTCAGCAGCAGGTCGGGATCGAGGCAGTGCTGCACTATACCTGCCGCGACCGTAATGTGCTCAGCATTCAGTCTGATTTGCTGGGGGCGGCGGCGATTGGGATCCGCAACTTGATTTGCATTACCGGCGATCCTCCGAAACTTGGCAATTACCCCGACGCAACAGCAGTGTTCGATGTGGATGCGATCGGATTGATCAATATTGTCCATAATCTAAATCGCGGACTGGACATTGGCGGTAATCCGATTGGCAGCGGGACGTCGTTCGTAATCGGGGTCGGGGCGAACCCAGGAATTTCGAATCTCGACGAAGAGATTCGCCGCTTCGAGTACAAGGTGGAAGCTGGTGGAGAGTACGCCGTCACGCAGCCGGTTTTCGACGTGGCACTGCTGGAGAACTTCTTGCGGCGCATCGAGCATTGCCACATCCCAGTGATCGCCGGCATTTGGCCGCTAGTGAGCGTGCGCAACGCCGAGTTTATGAAGAACGAATTACGCGTGTCGGTCCCAGATTCAATATTTACCCGCATGGCTGCCGCCCCTAATGCCGAGGCGGCTCGGGCGGAAGGCGTACAGATTGCCCGGGAGATGCTGCTGGCCATCCGCGACTTGGTACAGGGCGCTCAGATCAGCGCGCCATTTGGTAAATACAGCGCTGCCGTGGATGTGCTGGAAGCATTAGGTACGTCTCGATCTACGACTGCGGTATAG